In the genome of Paramisgurnus dabryanus chromosome 18, PD_genome_1.1, whole genome shotgun sequence, one region contains:
- the zw10 gene encoding centromere/kinetochore protein zw10 homolog: MSSFVTEVLASSGKLEKDDLACKISKLSRKVEETKGEVTDMINKKYTEFIPSMEAAEELVDQVESVSKDIDLLKSCIENEVKQNLHDAVTEYAKLKQQLERNTGVIGMLQHLQEFDTAMEEYHRALQEKNYVAAAKQHGVARANVDALKAWKDTELPLLRALSSEITIQRENLIYHLGEEWQKLAVWKLPSTKELTSMKSFLTTALHLNTGASMADDSLPHPLLTSILQALSVQGELHKKIKLFGQVLFKYMLKPLILYPALVVEVSSQPEQGTILSLQCEETKAEHPNPSQVYTKVLTVLKTLHKQLFDVFVGEKKVSEILGELIWEEMSDCIIRECLVHSIPTNSSQLAEYSEVIKQTEDFESSLKKMGYLTGDSTDLLKYARNVNCHFASKKCQDVIVAARKLMTSEMHNTVKITPDYKLSIPKLPNPPGGEKEKKKELVKKGGYHDQQNLENEKQLGQQTLCLPVCRISESVQQLMDLAIRTLSEAVGSSPQCAVQLFYTVRNIFHLFYDVVPTYHKENFLKLPHLAAIQHNNCMFIAHHLLTLGHQFKPHLPLKNGVAYFVDLVPGFRRLGARCFVAQMNVQKAEMLERLSTARNFSSLDDEDNFSVASKAIRQVIHQLRRLGKVWQDVLPVNIYCKAMGTLLNTAICELINKIMMLEDISNEDGDRLRTLCQTIIEEGPLVFIPLPDENKNKKYQEEVPVYVKKWMSLKELSIVLSASLQEIVDRWAEGKGPLAVEFSCNEMKSLIRALFKNTERRAAALTKIVK; the protein is encoded by the exons ATGTCATCGTTTGTGACCGAAGTGCTCGCCAGCTCAGGTAAACTGGAGAAGGATGACCTCGCCTGCAAAATCTCCAAACTGTCGCGAAAAGTGGAAGAAACTAAG GGAGAGGTTACTGATatgattaataaaaaatatactgaGTTTATACCCAGTATGGAGGCAGCGGAGGAGCTGGTGGACCAGGTTGAATCAGTTTCCAAAGACATTGATCTGTTAAAAAGCTGTATTGAAAATGAG GTTAAGCAGAACCTCCATGATGCAGTAACCGAGTATGCCAAGCTGAAACAGCAGCTGGAGAGAAACACTGGTGTTATAGGCATGCTTCAGCATCTCCAAGAG tttgaCACCGCAATGGAGGAATATCACAGGGCCTTACAAGAAAAGAACTATGTGGCAGCAGCCAAGCAGCATGGAGTA GCACGGGCTAACGTTGATGCCCTAAAAGCCTGGAAGGATACAGAGCTGCCTTTACTTCGAGCCCTCAGCTCAGAGATCACCATACAGAGAGAGAACCTCATCTATCATCTTGGAGAGGAGTGGCAGAAACTGGCAGTATGGAAACTTCCTTCTACCAAAG AGCTCACTAGCATGAAGTCCTTCCTGACGACAGCGCTTCATTTGAACACAGGAGCATCTATGGCAGATGATTCTCTTCCTCATCCTCTTCTTACCAGTATTCTCCAGGCCCTCTCAGTTCAAGGAGAGCTCCATAAAAAGATCAAACTGTTTG GGCAGGTGTTGTTTAAATACATGCTGAAGCCTCTAATCTTATACCCGGCGTTGGTTGTGGAAGTGAGCAGTCAGCCTGAGCAGGGCACAATTTTGAGTCTGCAGTGTGAAGAAACCAAAGCAGAACATCCAAATCCCAGCCAGGTTTACACCAAAGTGCTCACTGTGCTAAAGACACTACATAAACAACTTTTTG atGTCTTTGTAGGTGAAAAGAAAGTGTCTGAGATATTAGGGGAACTGATTTGGGAGGAGATGTCCGACTGCATAATTCGTGAATGCTTGGTTCATTCCATACCGACTAACAGTAGTCAGCTAGCCGAGTATAGTGAG GTTATTAAACAGACTGAGGATTTTGAGAGCAGTCTGAAAAAAATGGGGTACCTCACAGGCGACTCAACAGACCTCTTGAAATATGCCAGGAACGTCAACTGTCATTTCGCAAGCAAAAAATGCCAGGATGTCATTGTAGCTGCACGAAAACTGATGACATCAGAGATGCACAACACAGTGAAA ATCACTCCAGACTATAAACTTTCCATCCCTAAACTACCAAATCCTCCTGGAGGGGAGAAGGAAAAGAAGAAGGAGCTGGTTAAGAAAGGTGGTTATCATGATCAGCAAAACCTGGAGAATGAGAAGCAGTTGGGTCAGCAGACACTGTGCCTGCCTGTGTGTCGCATTAGCGAGTCAGTGCAGCAGCTAATGGACTTGGCCATACGAACTCTGTCTGAGGCAGTGGGCAGCTCCCCCCAGTG TGCAGTTCAACTTTTCTACACTGTCCGAAACATTTTTCACCTGTTTTATGATGTCGTGCCTACATATCACAA GGAGAACTTTCTGAAGTTGCCTCACTTGGCTGCCATCCAGCACAATAACTGCATGTTCATCGCTCACCACCTTTTAACTTTGGGTCACCAGTTCAAACCTCATCTTCCCTTGAAAAATGGAGTGGCATATTTTGTTGACTTGGTCCCAGGATTTAGAAGACTGG GTGCTCGATGCTTTGTGGCACAAATGAATGTTCAAAAAGCAGAGATGTTGGAGAGACTGTCCACGGCACGAAACTTTTCAAGCTTGGATGATGAAGACAATTTCTCCGTAGCCAGCAAGGCTATCAGACAA GTAATTCATCAGCTGAGGAGGTTGGGAAAAGTTTGGCAAGATGTTTTGCCTGttaatatttactgtaaagcaaTGGGGACACTACTCAATACTGCCATATGCGAGCTGATTAATAAGATTATGATGTTGGAG GACATCTCCAATGAGGATGGTGACCGTCTGCGAACACTTTGTCAAACCATCATTGAGGAAGGCCCACTGGTCTTCATCCCATTGCCAGATGAAAACAAGAACAAAAAATATCAAGAAGAGGTTCCAGTCTATGTAAAGAAATGGATGTCCTTAAAAGAGCTTTCGATTGTGCTGAGTGCTAGTCTACAGGAGATAGTGGACAG